A genomic segment from Deinococcus yavapaiensis KR-236 encodes:
- a CDS encoding DUF3500 domain-containing protein — protein sequence MKLSPERLNLPLLSRTVAPKPRFLSLTSVPAGTTRFSKGSSMLKKSMILTAVLATVLTGASLTSFSHATAATATTTVAADAQTVKVVNAANAFLNTLSASQKKAVSFAWTDAAQRARWSNFPSGIFQRQGLRWGDMTSAQRTALMSLLGAVLSADGLKMVKEQMAADDVLKTTDGGRQGGGQSGVPAGGPPNGGTPPAGGGGGLNFGSDEYYVSFLGSPSTTNAWTLQFGGHHLAINATVVGPNITLAPTLTGGQPVRTTVNGKTVTVVTQVPEEVKDASALLSSLNAAQKAKAVVSTNRIDLVLGPGQDNKTLQAEGLSGSDMTAAQKTQLLALIRQRLGILNANDLAPKMAAIEKNLKRTYFAWYGPTTSAGDAYFRVTGPTFVMEFSPQSMGGDSSNHLHNMYREIGNDYGAAWTK from the coding sequence GTGAAACTGTCCCCTGAGCGATTGAACCTTCCGCTCCTTTCCCGCACGGTGGCGCCCAAGCCCCGCTTCCTCTCGCTCACGTCGGTCCCTGCGGGCACGACGCGCTTTTCGAAAGGCTCTTCCATGCTCAAGAAATCCATGATCCTCACCGCCGTCCTCGCCACGGTCCTCACCGGGGCTTCGCTCACCAGCTTTTCGCACGCGACGGCGGCCACTGCGACCACGACCGTGGCGGCAGACGCACAAACGGTCAAGGTCGTCAACGCCGCCAACGCCTTCCTGAACACCCTTTCCGCCTCGCAGAAGAAGGCCGTGAGCTTCGCTTGGACGGACGCGGCGCAACGCGCCCGCTGGTCGAACTTTCCCAGCGGCATCTTCCAACGCCAAGGATTGCGCTGGGGTGACATGACGAGCGCGCAACGCACGGCCCTCATGAGCCTTCTCGGCGCGGTGCTCAGCGCGGACGGCCTGAAGATGGTCAAGGAGCAGATGGCTGCCGACGACGTCCTCAAAACCACCGACGGTGGCCGACAAGGCGGCGGTCAAAGCGGCGTGCCCGCGGGCGGTCCTCCGAACGGCGGTACGCCGCCTGCGGGCGGTGGGGGAGGCTTGAACTTCGGGAGCGACGAGTATTACGTGTCCTTTCTCGGTTCGCCGTCCACCACCAACGCCTGGACCTTGCAGTTCGGCGGACACCACCTGGCGATCAACGCGACCGTCGTCGGACCGAACATCACCCTCGCGCCGACCCTCACCGGCGGGCAACCTGTTCGAACGACGGTGAACGGCAAGACCGTCACGGTCGTCACGCAAGTCCCCGAGGAAGTCAAGGACGCGTCCGCACTTTTGAGCAGCCTGAACGCGGCTCAAAAAGCCAAGGCGGTCGTGAGTACGAACCGCATCGACCTCGTGCTCGGCCCCGGCCAAGACAACAAGACTTTGCAAGCCGAAGGCTTGTCCGGCAGCGACATGACGGCGGCGCAAAAGACGCAACTTCTCGCCCTGATTCGCCAGCGTCTCGGCATCCTCAACGCCAACGACCTCGCGCCGAAGATGGCGGCCATCGAGAAGAACTTGAAGCGAACGTACTTCGCTTGGTACGGCCCCACGACGAGCGCGGGCGACGCGTACTTTCGCGTGACCGGCCCGACCTTCGTCATGGAGTTCTCCCCGCAATCGATGGGCGGCGACTCCAGCAACCACTTGCACAACATGTACCGCGAAATCGGCAACGATTACGGCGCCGCGTGGACGAAGTGA
- a CDS encoding HupE/UreJ family protein: MKRVRLFLVGLLAVCTFASAHSITFSHVDVRLAKSTTTIDVTLPIAALLHERPSPLPSGTTEAAVRSSTLPKNVRASLTALLTARLRLSSNGEAVAPTIKRMRLAGEDIEITATAPAIRGDLAVSANLFPEDALHKVFVDVYRGEELAGQYALDRSDASFTLAASRRPLVDVIAAFVREGVHHIFIGPDHILFVLALILLGGRLRTQVEIITAFTVAHSITLALATLQVVQLPSRLVESVIALSIVIVGLHDLRQLRTGGVAVRDPRAMFAFGFGLVHGFGFASVLSELDLPRQALAWSLAAFNVGVEVGQVTIVLLAAPLLLLLRRSATPRLARNLLMMGAAGVTITGGFWFVQRALGVG; this comes from the coding sequence GTGAAGCGCGTCCGCCTTTTCCTGGTGGGCCTGCTCGCCGTGTGTACCTTCGCCTCCGCGCACTCGATCACCTTCAGCCACGTCGACGTGCGTCTGGCGAAAAGTACGACCACCATCGACGTGACGCTGCCGATCGCGGCGTTGCTGCACGAACGACCCTCACCGCTTCCCTCGGGCACGACCGAGGCGGCGGTGCGTTCGAGCACGCTCCCGAAAAACGTTCGAGCGTCCCTGACGGCATTGCTGACCGCGCGCTTGCGGCTTTCTTCAAATGGCGAAGCGGTCGCGCCGACGATCAAGCGAATGCGACTCGCCGGGGAGGACATCGAGATCACCGCGACGGCCCCCGCCATTCGCGGCGATCTCGCCGTGTCGGCCAACCTTTTTCCGGAAGATGCCCTGCACAAGGTGTTCGTCGACGTCTACCGAGGCGAGGAACTCGCGGGGCAGTACGCCCTGGACCGCTCGGACGCGTCGTTCACGCTCGCCGCGTCACGGCGTCCCTTGGTCGACGTCATCGCGGCGTTCGTGCGTGAAGGCGTCCATCACATCTTCATCGGACCGGATCACATCCTGTTCGTCCTCGCGCTCATCTTGCTCGGCGGGCGGCTTCGGACGCAAGTCGAGATCATCACGGCCTTCACCGTGGCGCATTCCATCACCCTCGCGCTCGCGACGTTGCAAGTCGTGCAACTTCCGTCGCGCCTCGTGGAAAGCGTCATCGCCCTCAGTATCGTCATCGTCGGGTTGCACGACCTGCGGCAACTGCGAACGGGCGGTGTCGCCGTCCGGGATCCGCGGGCAATGTTCGCGTTCGGCTTCGGTCTCGTTCACGGCTTCGGGTTCGCGAGCGTGCTGAGTGAGTTGGACTTGCCGAGGCAAGCCCTGGCGTGGTCGCTCGCGGCCTTCAACGTGGGAGTGGAGGTCGGGCAGGTGACGATCGTGCTGCTCGCGGCCCCCCTGCTGCTGTTGCTGCGCCGAAGCGCCACGCCTCGCCTCGCACGAAACCTGCTGATGATGGGGGCGGCGGGCGTGACGATCACGGGCGGGTTCTGGTTCGTTCAACGCGCCCTCGGCGTGGGTTGA
- a CDS encoding glycoside hydrolase family 43 protein, translated as MAAQESTSTRRARFHPLVSLGLTLTLASCATMPTPTMNAKVQAQGQLAIRNADPSVIRVNSTYYSVESDGNNIYSRAASSVDGLANSARTLIWSSPKNMPNVWAPELVRDAGTGRYYVYFASGDGGAGQRTYVTESTSPGSGYSNPVRMALPDDRWAIDATMFTYNNQRYLVWSGWAGTTNVEQNLYIAKMSSPTATTGARTVISQPRETWERVVGNPYINEAPEAIKDPNGQLHVVYSANGSWSDQYCLADLRLRAGGDPTYVWDWYKSNGCLFGSNRSTLMSGWDPTLYVNGPGHHSFVLQNGDINTSPPAGSAFPLAYHAVPKGTTYSWANRMWYSGTFMWWSNITYSRSNVPGATTNTGYSLKFFE; from the coding sequence ATGGCAGCGCAAGAAAGCACTTCGACGAGGCGGGCACGATTCCACCCTCTGGTGAGCCTCGGCCTCACCCTCACCTTGGCGAGTTGCGCCACCATGCCGACGCCCACCATGAACGCGAAGGTGCAAGCGCAAGGGCAACTCGCGATTCGCAACGCCGACCCCAGCGTCATCCGCGTGAACAGCACCTACTACTCCGTGGAGTCCGACGGCAACAACATCTACTCACGTGCCGCGAGCAGCGTCGACGGTCTCGCGAACTCGGCCAGGACACTCATCTGGTCGAGCCCGAAGAACATGCCCAACGTGTGGGCGCCCGAACTCGTGCGTGACGCTGGCACGGGGCGCTACTACGTCTACTTCGCCTCCGGAGACGGCGGCGCGGGTCAACGCACGTACGTCACCGAGTCCACCAGTCCCGGCAGCGGCTACAGCAATCCCGTCCGCATGGCGCTGCCCGACGACCGTTGGGCGATCGACGCGACGATGTTCACGTACAACAATCAACGCTACCTCGTGTGGTCCGGCTGGGCGGGCACCACGAACGTCGAGCAAAACCTTTACATCGCCAAGATGTCGAGTCCGACCGCCACGACCGGCGCGCGGACCGTCATTTCCCAACCGCGCGAAACGTGGGAGCGCGTCGTCGGCAATCCGTACATCAACGAAGCGCCCGAAGCGATCAAGGACCCGAACGGGCAACTGCACGTGGTGTACTCCGCGAACGGCTCGTGGAGCGACCAGTACTGCCTGGCGGACTTGCGGCTTCGCGCGGGCGGCGACCCGACGTACGTGTGGGATTGGTACAAGTCCAACGGTTGCCTGTTCGGTTCGAACCGTTCGACGTTGATGAGCGGTTGGGACCCGACCCTCTACGTCAACGGGCCGGGCCATCACTCGTTCGTGCTGCAAAACGGCGACATCAACACCAGCCCGCCCGCCGGGTCGGCCTTTCCGCTCGCGTACCACGCGGTGCCCAAAGGCACGACGTACTCGTGGGCGAACCGCATGTGGTACAGCGGCACGTTCATGTGGTGGAGCAACATCACGTACAGCCGGAGCAACGTGCCGGGCGCCACGACGAACACCGGCTACAGCTTGAAGTTCTTCGAGTAA
- a CDS encoding hydroxypyruvate isomerase family protein yields the protein MAPHSAEAIRQSFTWWSFAKPGTNPDDLLRSAAAVGYEAVELLPIDLWPRAKDVGLAVSAMNGHASIEAGLNRRGHHDRIVREIHENVRLAERWNVPNLICFSGNRAGRTDAEGALVTIEGLRRAAPVAEAAGVTLVLELLNSKVDHPDYQCDTSAWGLNVVRAVNSPSVKLLYDVYHAQVMEGNIIATIRENAGDIGHYHTAGVPGRHDLDDAQEIYYPEVLRAIHDTGYRGFVAHEFVPKGDPALALRGAFDLTRTSVV from the coding sequence ATGGCACCCCATTCCGCCGAAGCGATTCGTCAGTCGTTCACCTGGTGGTCCTTCGCGAAGCCCGGGACGAATCCCGATGACCTGCTGCGGAGCGCCGCCGCCGTCGGGTACGAGGCGGTCGAACTCCTCCCGATTGACTTGTGGCCCCGCGCCAAAGACGTGGGCCTCGCCGTCTCCGCCATGAACGGTCACGCATCCATCGAAGCCGGCCTCAACCGCCGAGGGCACCATGACCGGATTGTTCGTGAAATCCACGAGAACGTCCGTCTCGCCGAACGTTGGAACGTCCCGAACCTCATTTGCTTCAGCGGCAACCGCGCGGGGCGCACGGATGCCGAGGGCGCGCTCGTGACCATCGAGGGCCTCCGGCGGGCCGCTCCCGTCGCGGAGGCGGCGGGCGTGACGCTCGTGCTCGAACTGCTCAACTCCAAAGTCGATCATCCCGACTATCAATGCGATACGTCCGCGTGGGGCCTGAACGTCGTTCGGGCCGTGAATTCTCCGAGCGTGAAGTTGTTGTACGACGTGTATCACGCGCAAGTCATGGAAGGAAACATCATCGCGACGATTCGCGAGAACGCCGGGGACATCGGGCACTACCACACGGCCGGGGTCCCGGGACGCCACGACCTGGACGACGCGCAGGAAATCTACTACCCGGAGGTGCTGCGCGCCATTCACGACACGGGCTACCGAGGATTCGTCGCGCACGAGTTCGTTCCGAAGGGCGATCCCGCCCTTGCCTTGCGCGGCGCCTTCGACCTCACGCGAACGAGCGTCGTCTGA
- a CDS encoding ATP-binding protein codes for MDILEREPFLQTLEQSLSRAATGLGCVVFLGGEAGVGKTTLVRQLAQRLRGRARLAVGACDPLSTPRPLGPLSDAATALGLESFGSDAPRLQVFQAVLDRLGSGPRPTVLIIEDAHWADEATLDLLRFIGRRVAETRTLIIVTYRDDESGAGHPLRIVLGDLATSPATRRMTLPPLSEAAVAELAAGHALDAGVLFRRTAGNSFFVTEILASGSTGIPPSVRDAVLARAARLPPSARAVLEAAAVIGARIEPGVLAEVTGAEWEAIETCRAIGVMQSQDDSTHGYVLTFRHELARQAVLEAVPPHRRQVLHRLALQALEAAPSTRAEAARLAHHAEAAGNREAVLKYAPEAARQAAELHAHREAAAQYARALRFAGDLPLAERASLLERFAQECSICDRRADAIVARREAVELWKALNDPLGQGRNFASMMSLHVGLGQTAEAEAVSRAALDLLEALPPSPELALARYAQATMRMFERDIDEAIAESEQAITLADRFEDNVVLTASYNTLGSSLMFVDYERGRENLERALAIALEAQLPVHVANAYSNLGSASGEVHEFLRAEQDLQRGIAFCAKHDMEGPLRYMLSWQAIVQMRLGRWNDAVDLARQVLQYPEGALIQRVMALVALGHVYARQGHVDVWTVLDEALALADRSATLQRVAAVRIARAEAAWLGGQPERAAEEARAVYDDAVRHRHPWFTGELAYWQWKAEKLRGGVPALASRPCALQMEGRWAEAAAAWRTSGCPYEAAVALSESGDPDALKEALRVFEELGARPMAAVVGRHLRDLGVKSLPRGPRASTRAHPAGLTKREVEVLGWMAAGLRNSAIAERMVLSAKTVDHHVSSVLSKLGAKSRTEAVRTAIEMGLLQNREA; via the coding sequence ATGGACATCCTTGAGCGGGAGCCGTTCTTGCAAACGCTTGAGCAGAGCCTGAGCCGAGCGGCCACCGGGCTCGGTTGCGTGGTGTTCCTCGGAGGAGAAGCCGGGGTGGGCAAGACGACGTTGGTGCGGCAACTGGCGCAACGGCTGCGTGGCCGCGCGCGACTCGCCGTCGGCGCCTGCGATCCGCTGTCCACGCCCCGTCCCCTGGGCCCTCTCTCCGACGCGGCGACGGCGCTCGGGCTCGAATCGTTCGGCAGCGACGCTCCTCGCCTGCAAGTGTTCCAAGCCGTCTTGGACCGACTCGGCTCGGGACCGCGTCCCACCGTGCTGATCATCGAGGACGCGCACTGGGCCGACGAGGCGACGCTGGACTTGCTGCGCTTCATCGGACGGCGCGTCGCGGAAACACGCACCTTGATCATCGTCACGTACCGCGACGACGAGAGCGGAGCGGGGCATCCCCTTCGGATCGTGCTGGGCGACCTCGCCACCTCGCCCGCCACTCGTCGCATGACGCTGCCTCCCCTGAGCGAAGCGGCCGTGGCCGAGCTCGCGGCAGGGCACGCTTTGGACGCGGGCGTCCTGTTTCGCCGAACCGCGGGCAATTCCTTTTTCGTCACGGAGATTCTCGCGAGCGGTTCCACGGGCATTCCGCCGAGCGTACGGGACGCGGTGCTCGCGAGGGCGGCGCGCCTGCCGCCGTCGGCGCGAGCGGTGCTGGAGGCGGCGGCGGTCATCGGTGCACGCATCGAACCTGGCGTGCTCGCCGAGGTGACCGGGGCGGAGTGGGAAGCGATCGAGACGTGCCGAGCCATCGGCGTGATGCAAAGCCAAGACGATTCCACCCACGGATACGTGCTGACCTTTCGGCACGAACTGGCCCGGCAAGCCGTTCTGGAAGCCGTGCCTCCCCACCGTCGGCAAGTGCTGCACCGCCTGGCGCTGCAAGCGCTGGAGGCCGCGCCGAGCACGCGCGCGGAGGCGGCTCGCCTCGCGCACCACGCCGAAGCCGCCGGGAACCGCGAGGCGGTGCTGAAGTACGCGCCCGAAGCCGCTCGGCAAGCGGCCGAACTGCACGCGCACCGGGAAGCGGCGGCGCAGTACGCCCGGGCCCTGCGCTTCGCCGGTGACTTGCCGCTCGCCGAGCGCGCGTCGCTGCTGGAACGGTTCGCTCAGGAGTGCAGCATCTGCGACCGACGAGCCGACGCGATCGTCGCTCGACGCGAAGCGGTGGAGTTGTGGAAAGCACTGAACGACCCGCTGGGACAAGGAAGAAACTTCGCGTCGATGATGAGCTTGCACGTCGGCCTCGGGCAGACCGCAGAGGCGGAGGCCGTCAGCCGAGCGGCGCTCGACTTGCTCGAAGCGTTACCTCCGAGCCCCGAACTCGCGCTGGCGCGTTATGCGCAGGCGACCATGCGGATGTTCGAGCGTGACATCGACGAAGCGATCGCCGAATCCGAGCAAGCGATCACGCTGGCGGACCGCTTCGAGGACAACGTCGTACTCACCGCTTCGTACAACACCCTCGGTTCGTCGCTCATGTTCGTGGATTACGAGCGGGGACGCGAGAACTTGGAGCGGGCCCTCGCCATCGCGCTGGAAGCGCAACTTCCCGTGCATGTCGCCAACGCGTACTCGAACCTCGGTTCGGCTTCGGGCGAGGTGCACGAGTTTCTTCGCGCCGAACAAGACTTGCAGCGGGGCATCGCCTTTTGCGCCAAGCACGACATGGAAGGCCCTCTCCGGTACATGCTGTCGTGGCAAGCGATCGTGCAGATGCGCCTCGGTCGCTGGAACGACGCGGTCGATCTGGCGCGGCAAGTGCTGCAGTACCCCGAAGGCGCCTTGATTCAACGAGTCATGGCCCTCGTGGCGTTGGGCCACGTGTACGCGCGTCAAGGCCACGTCGACGTGTGGACCGTCCTCGACGAGGCGTTGGCGCTCGCCGATCGGTCGGCGACTTTGCAGCGAGTCGCCGCCGTGCGCATCGCGCGCGCGGAAGCCGCGTGGCTCGGCGGTCAGCCGGAGCGTGCCGCCGAGGAAGCACGCGCGGTGTACGACGACGCGGTACGGCACCGTCACCCTTGGTTCACCGGCGAGTTGGCGTACTGGCAGTGGAAGGCGGAGAAGCTGCGAGGCGGAGTGCCCGCGCTCGCCTCGCGGCCTTGCGCGCTGCAGATGGAAGGACGATGGGCGGAAGCGGCCGCCGCGTGGCGCACCTCGGGATGCCCTTACGAAGCGGCCGTCGCCCTCTCGGAGTCGGGCGACCCGGACGCGTTGAAAGAAGCGCTGCGCGTCTTCGAGGAGCTCGGCGCGCGTCCCATGGCGGCCGTCGTCGGTCGTCACCTGCGCGATCTCGGCGTGAAAAGCTTGCCTCGCGGACCGCGCGCTTCGACGCGGGCACATCCGGCCGGCCTGACGAAACGTGAAGTCGAAGTCCTCGGCTGGATGGCGGCAGGCCTGCGCAACAGCGCGATCGCCGAGCGAATGGTCCTCTCGGCGAAAACCGTGGATCATCACGTCTCGTCGGTGCTCTCCAAGCTCGGTGCGAAGAGCCGAACGGAGGCGGTCAGGACGGCAATCGAGATGGGCTTGCTGCAAAATAGGGAAGCTTGA
- a CDS encoding DUF4242 domain-containing protein: MPRYMVERTFPEGLQIPVSEEGALACLNVVGQNADVGVTWVHSYVSDDKKKTFCVYDGPNPEAIRQAANRNGLPLDRIVEVRVLDPYFYR, translated from the coding sequence ATGCCCCGGTACATGGTCGAACGGACGTTTCCCGAAGGATTGCAGATTCCCGTTTCCGAAGAAGGCGCCTTGGCGTGCCTGAACGTGGTGGGCCAGAACGCCGACGTCGGCGTCACCTGGGTGCACTCGTACGTCAGCGACGACAAGAAGAAGACGTTTTGCGTTTATGACGGCCCCAATCCCGAAGCCATTCGGCAAGCGGCCAACCGCAACGGGCTTCCGCTGGACCGCATCGTCGAGGTGCGCGTGCTGGACCCGTACTTTTACCGGTGA
- a CDS encoding helix-turn-helix domain-containing protein: MVRRLILPPPALRSLVQVYWLMDEHLSQAEQHVFLPEQLAHLTFSSGRSWVIGAGGVLTLLPPATLEGLVTAPTRLFSEGAVRTLRAELYPWAARQLFGWSYPDAALDLLAGAAGSGAARTARAIQAALVARDDEAALALLSDWLLALASGRQAARAGRAWTAGEGVRAAVRLYHSGGQRRVAELASESELSPRTLERLFVQEVGVGAKTLARLIRFETAHNALAQGPQTPLVTLAHDLGFSDQAHLTREFRALGGLTPATFARLSDARNQKSAELDGSRHDPRVLLPPMPP; this comes from the coding sequence ATGGTCCGCCGCCTGATTCTGCCTCCACCCGCCTTGAGGTCGCTGGTGCAGGTCTACTGGTTGATGGACGAGCACCTTTCGCAAGCCGAGCAGCACGTCTTCCTTCCCGAGCAACTCGCGCACTTGACTTTCTCGTCGGGCCGCTCGTGGGTGATCGGGGCGGGCGGCGTGCTCACGCTTCTGCCGCCGGCCACACTGGAGGGACTGGTGACGGCGCCCACGCGATTGTTCTCGGAAGGCGCGGTGCGGACGCTGCGGGCCGAGCTGTACCCTTGGGCCGCGCGGCAACTTTTCGGCTGGAGCTATCCCGACGCGGCGCTGGATTTGCTGGCGGGCGCGGCGGGCAGCGGCGCGGCCCGCACGGCCCGGGCCATCCAAGCCGCGTTGGTCGCCCGCGACGACGAGGCGGCGCTCGCCTTGCTGAGCGACTGGCTGCTGGCGCTCGCGTCCGGTCGGCAGGCAGCGCGCGCGGGCCGCGCGTGGACGGCCGGAGAGGGGGTTCGGGCTGCCGTGCGGCTCTACCACAGCGGTGGGCAGCGGCGCGTGGCGGAGTTGGCAAGCGAGTCGGAGTTGAGTCCGCGCACGCTGGAGCGCTTGTTCGTGCAGGAGGTGGGCGTCGGCGCCAAGACACTGGCGCGCCTCATTCGCTTCGAAACGGCACACAACGCCTTGGCTCAAGGGCCGCAGACGCCGCTGGTCACCCTCGCTCACGACTTGGGCTTCTCGGATCAGGCGCACCTCACGCGCGAGTTTCGCGCTCTGGGCGGCTTGACGCCCGCCACCTTCGCCCGCTTGAGCGACGCGCGCAACCAAAAGAGCGCGGAGTTGGACGGCTCGCGGCACGATCCGCGCGTCTTGCTGCCTCCGATGCCGCCGTGA
- a CDS encoding MFS transporter, which translates to MTETSSFDPATGKRPPIVFLLATAFLFSMGLSLAIPVLPFVVAKYVPDLHLQANVVGWLAAFYALLTFFSSPLLGALSDAYGRRPVLIISLLGSAIGYVIFGLGGSLFMLFLGRGIDGSTAGGLSALFGYVADTTPEEARGKVFGQIGATVGAGFIVGPALGGLLSHLGLSAPFYAAAFVSVLNLLWGYFILPESLPVERRTRQFDAAHLNPLAPLRGALELPVVRRLLTVSVLFILPFSLMQVVLTLMARDSLDWGPSRVSVVFTAVGVCDIVAQGLLLPILLKRFGDRRVSQLGLSAGVIGMLLLALVPLTGQAALLYVGVILFAAGEGVFNATLASLLSAAAPEDAQGRVQGGAQGVQSLAQVAGPLLSGTLYARLGGGPTFAAGAAVVALALAVLTGSRLSASKVRAEAVD; encoded by the coding sequence ATGACTGAGACGTCCTCGTTCGACCCGGCGACCGGGAAGCGCCCGCCCATCGTGTTCCTGCTCGCCACCGCCTTCCTCTTCTCGATGGGGCTTTCGTTGGCGATCCCGGTGCTGCCCTTCGTGGTCGCCAAGTACGTGCCGGACCTTCACTTGCAAGCCAACGTGGTCGGCTGGCTGGCGGCCTTCTACGCGCTGCTGACCTTCTTCTCCTCGCCCTTGCTGGGCGCGTTGAGCGACGCGTACGGACGCCGACCCGTGCTCATCATCTCGCTGCTCGGCTCGGCCATCGGCTACGTGATCTTCGGCCTCGGCGGCAGCTTGTTCATGCTGTTCTTGGGGCGCGGCATCGACGGTTCCACGGCCGGCGGCTTGAGCGCCCTCTTCGGCTACGTGGCCGACACCACCCCGGAGGAAGCGCGTGGCAAGGTCTTCGGGCAGATCGGCGCGACGGTCGGAGCGGGCTTCATCGTCGGCCCGGCCCTCGGAGGGCTGCTGTCGCACCTGGGCTTGAGCGCGCCTTTCTACGCCGCCGCCTTCGTGAGCGTCCTGAACTTGCTGTGGGGATACTTCATCTTGCCCGAGAGCTTGCCGGTGGAGCGGCGCACCCGGCAGTTCGACGCCGCGCACTTGAATCCGCTCGCGCCGCTTCGAGGCGCGCTCGAACTGCCCGTCGTGCGCCGCTTGCTGACGGTGAGCGTGCTGTTCATCTTGCCGTTCTCCCTCATGCAGGTGGTCTTGACCTTGATGGCCCGCGACAGCCTTGACTGGGGGCCAAGCCGAGTCAGCGTGGTGTTCACGGCGGTGGGCGTGTGCGACATCGTGGCGCAAGGGCTGCTGCTGCCCATCTTGCTGAAGCGGTTCGGGGACCGCCGGGTGTCGCAGCTTGGCCTCTCGGCGGGCGTGATCGGCATGCTGCTGCTGGCGCTCGTGCCGTTGACAGGCCAAGCGGCGCTGCTGTACGTCGGCGTGATTCTCTTTGCGGCCGGTGAGGGCGTCTTCAACGCGACGCTGGCGTCCCTGCTTTCCGCGGCAGCTCCCGAGGACGCGCAGGGGCGCGTCCAGGGTGGCGCGCAGGGCGTGCAGTCGCTGGCGCAGGTGGCGGGGCCGCTCTTGAGCGGCACGCTGTACGCGAGGCTGGGCGGCGGTCCCACGTTCGCGGCGGGCGCGGCGGTCGTGGCCTTGGCCCTCGCGGTGCTGACGGGCAGCCGCCTCTCGGCGTCGAAGGTCAGGGCCGAAGCCGTCGACTGA
- a CDS encoding GNAT family N-acetyltransferase gives MMEHANAPTLITDRLMLSGHTTADFDACLRLWSDPLVTRFIGGRPSTREEVWSRLLRYAGLWALLGFGYWAIRERSTSAFVGEVGLADFHRDLTPGMKGVPEAGWVLLPSVHGQGLATEALSAVLRWSDTHLATPEGAAKPTFCLIHPDNLASVRVARKCGYHLRSQVTYRDQPTLLFERTTASNAVSSA, from the coding sequence ATGATGGAGCACGCGAACGCACCGACGTTGATCACCGACCGACTCATGTTGAGTGGACACACGACGGCCGACTTCGACGCCTGCCTTCGGCTGTGGAGCGATCCGCTCGTCACGCGCTTCATCGGCGGTCGGCCGTCCACTCGCGAGGAGGTGTGGAGCCGCCTTCTGCGCTACGCGGGTTTGTGGGCCTTGCTGGGCTTCGGATACTGGGCGATTCGCGAGCGGTCCACGAGCGCTTTCGTCGGAGAAGTCGGATTGGCAGACTTCCACCGGGACCTCACGCCCGGCATGAAAGGAGTGCCGGAAGCAGGCTGGGTGTTGCTGCCGAGCGTACACGGCCAAGGCCTCGCGACGGAAGCGTTGAGCGCCGTGCTCCGTTGGAGCGACACGCACCTCGCGACGCCCGAAGGCGCCGCGAAACCGACCTTCTGTTTGATTCACCCGGACAACCTCGCGTCCGTGCGCGTCGCTCGAAAGTGCGGGTACCATCTGCGCAGTCAAGTGACGTACCGTGATCAGCCGACCCTTCTGTTCGAACGCACCACGGCGTCCAATGCTGTCTCGTCGGCTTGA